In Diachasmimorpha longicaudata isolate KC_UGA_2023 chromosome 4, iyDiaLong2, whole genome shotgun sequence, a single genomic region encodes these proteins:
- the LOC135161398 gene encoding tax1-binding protein 3 homolog has translation MCAKMAFQHQAGTAMECLSIPITLRKETEMLNGEAFMKCGFKIGGGIDQDFRKSPQGYTDNGIYVTEVHEGSPAAKSGLRIHDKILQCNGYDFTMVTHKKAVGYIRKHPVLNLLVARKGVTST, from the exons ATGTGTGCCAAAATGGCATTTCAACACCAGGCGGGCACCGCTATGGAGTGCCTGAGT ataCCAATAACCCTCCGCAAAGAGACAGAAATGTTAAATGGCGAAGCATTCATGAAGTGTGGCTTCAAAATAGGGGGAGGTATCGACCAAGATTTTCGAAAAAGTCCGCAAGGCTATACAGACAAC GGGATTTACGTAACTGAAGTGCACGAGGGATCACCAGCTGCCAAGAGTGGCTTAAGAATTCACGACAAAATTCTCCAGTGTAATGGCTACGACTTCACAATGGTCACCCATAAAAAGGCCGTTGGTTACATCAGAAAACATCCCGTACTTAATTTACTGGTAGCACGAAAGGGTGTTACCAGCACTTGA